In a single window of the Montipora capricornis isolate CH-2021 chromosome 11, ASM3666992v2, whole genome shotgun sequence genome:
- the LOC138024511 gene encoding uncharacterized protein — MADDWEEDGGSTSVSSFGGGGGFGRGKFGNPSGSTPGEEAPRRKGFGRGGFGVANSSEQMNGFDSGSSENGFGGSRGFGRGGGERSDSDKPARGFGSGQGGGGGGGGGGGFSRSGGFGSGGGFGKKKDDDFEDSSPSSGRGGFGGKKSGGFGGGGFSGGDDGEDGGGRGGGFGGGSSGARRKSGEEGGGKSGACHKCGEEGHFARECPQAGEPDPNRPAPVTYVPPTPDESEEAMFRSIERGINFDKYDEIPVEVTGKGKETIVPIQSFSQAQLYETFQENVRKSNYTKPTPVQKYAIPAILGGRDVMACAQTGSGKTAAFLLPVMTGMLQKGLTSSSMMGGPQCPQALVISPTRELSCQIFNEARKFSHQTIVKPCVVYGGVSVAHQLRKLEHGCNLLVATPGRLKDFVEREKVSLKSIQYLILDEADRMLDMGFESVIRQLVETLGMPDKSERQTLMFSATFPEEIQRLAGDFLNDYIFITVGRVGGTTSDIQQTVMDVSDEQKREKLMDLLSCSGSDRTLVFVESKRGADFLASLLSQEGFPTTSIHGDRLQQQREEALEDFRKGRCPVLIATNVAARGLDIDNVKHVVNFDLPSEIHEFVHRIGRTGRIGHQGKATSFFTRGRDDKIARSLVKVLSDASQEVPEWLDEIAESAVGTSYGPAGGRFASRDTRRQYGDSRGGRGGNSGGGGDSGWGTEWNSDSTNSQVNGTSAWSPGGGEEEEW, encoded by the exons ATGGCGGATGACTGGGAGGAAGATGGTGGCTCGACCTCTGTA AGTTCATTTGGTGGTGGAGGTGGATTTGGCCGGGGCAAATTCGGAAATCCCAGTGGCAGCACTCCAGGCGAAGAAGCTCCGAGACGAAAGGGTTTCGGCCGTGGCGGCTTTGGCGTGGCGAACAGCAGCGAACAGATGAATGGCTTCGATTCTGGTAGTAGCGAAAACGGCTTTGGCGGTAGTAGAGGCTTTGGCCGTGGTGGCGGTGAAAGAAGCGATTCCGATAAACCAGCACGTGGTTTCGGTAGTGGACAGGGTGGAggaggtggtggtggtggtggtggtggtttTTCAAGGAGCGGCGGATTTGGATCCGGAGGAGGCTTTGGCAAGAAAAAAGATGACGACTTTGAAGATAGTAGTCCAAGCTCTGGTAGAGGGGGCTTTGGTGGTAAGAAAAGCGGGGGATTTGGCGGTGGTGGTTTCTCAGGGGGAGATGATGGAGAAGACGGTGGAGGCCGTGGTGGTGGTTTTGGTGGTGGAAGCAGTGGAGCTCGCCGGAAGAGTGGCGAGGAAGGTGGAGGAAAAAGTGGGGCTTGTCATAAATGTGGGGAAGAAGGGCACTTTGCACGTGAATGTCCACAAGCAGGAGAACCAGATCCAA ATCGTCCTGCCCCTGTGACATATGTTCCACCAACTCCGGATGAAAGCGAGGAAGCAATGTTTCGTTCCATTGAACGTGGTATCAACTTTGACAAATATGACGAAATCCCTGTAGAAGTAACtgggaaaggaaaagaaacaattgTTCCAATACAAAGCTTCAGCCAAGCACAGTTATATGAAACATTCCAAGAGAATGTCAGAAAGTCAAACTACACAAAACCAACACCAGTTCAAAAGTATGCGATACCAGCAATTCTTGGAGGGAGAGATGTAATGGCATGTGCTCAGACAGGATCAGGAAAAACg GCTGCCTTTCTTTTGCCTGTGATGACAGGAATGCTGCAGAAAGGGTTAACGAGCAGTTCCATGATGGGTGGTCCTCAGTGTCCTCAAGCATTAGTCATCTCACCAACTCGAGAACTTTCCTGTCAGATTTTCAATGAAGCACGCAAATTTTCCCATCAAACTATTGTTAAGCCTTGTGTGGTGTATGGAGGTGTCAGTGTGGCTCATCAGTTGCGAAAACTTGAACATGGATGTAACTTGCTTGTTGCGACCCCAGGGCGTCTAAAGGACTTTGTTGAGAGAGAAAAG GTCTCTCTCAAGAGTATTCAGTATCTTATACTGGACGAAGCAGATAGAATGCTGGATATGGGATTTGAAAGTGTGATAAGGCAGCTTGTAGAGACATTGGGAATGCCAGACAAATCTGAGAGGCAGACCCTTATGTTTAGTGCAACATTCCCAGAAGAGATCCAGCGTCTGGCCGGGGACTTCTTAAATGATTACATATTTATAACTGTGGGAAGAGTTGGAGGGACAACTTCTGATATTCAACAAACTGTCATGGATGTATCAGATGAGCAGAAACGAGAAAAACTGATGGATTTGCTGAGTTGTTCAG GATCAGACAGGACCCTTGTTTTTGTGGAATCCAAGCGAGGGGCTGATTTTCTTGCCAGCTTGTTATCACAAGAAGGTTTTCCAACTACAAGCATTCATGG TGATCGTCTGCAGCAACAAAGAGAGGAAGCATTGGAGGATTTCAGAAAGGGTCGCTGCCCTGTCCTTATTGCCACAAATGTAGCTGCACGTGGCCTGGATATAGACAATGTCAAGCATGTTGTAAATTTCGATCTTCCATCAGAGATACACGAGTTTGTCCACAGAATAGGAAGAACAGGACGCATTGGACATCAAGGAAAAGCGACAAGTTTCTTTACACGTGGGAGGGATGATAAGATTGCCAGGTCCCTCGTCAAAGTCCTTTCTGAT GCTTCTCAAGAAGTTCCAGAGTGGCTTGATGAGATTGCAGAGAGTGCCGTAGGTACCAGCTATGGCCCAGCAGGTGGACGATTTGCTTCTAGAGATACAAGGAGACAG TATGGTGACAGCAGAGGGGGGCGTGGGGGAAACAGCGGTGGTGGGGGTGATTCAGGATGGGGGACAGAATGGAACAGCGATAGCACCAACTCACAAGTCAATGGCACTTCAGCCTGGTCCCCTGGCGGTggtgaagaagaagaatggTGA